Proteins from a single region of Streptomyces vinaceus:
- a CDS encoding glycosyltransferase produces MPTQPPPAHSSRAQAPIPRPLSVLHLVQPVDGGVARVVVDLVRAQTAAGLRTAVGCPRGGQLADAARAAGAEVLTWRAGRAPGPDLPAEVLGARRVIGLVGPDVLHAHSAKAGLAGRLAVRGAVPTVFQPHAWSFDAVGGATAALALRWERFGARWADRVLCVSEAERRAGEAEGIAAHWAVIRNGVDLDHFRPGGPDREADRARARTELPLPAAFVGDGPLAVCVGRLCQQKGQDILLRAWREVLGNVPEARLALVGDGPDTEKLRRSAPPGVLFAGAAPDIRPWLRAADLVVLPSRWEGMALAPLEAMACGRPVLVSDVSGARESLPPGQGRLCLVPPEDPTALAKALGRLLAEPRLLAELGEQAQQHARTDFDVRRTTDAVTGLYHELLGRPRPLNQERISR; encoded by the coding sequence GTGCCGACACAGCCTCCCCCTGCGCATTCCTCCCGCGCGCAGGCTCCGATTCCCCGCCCCCTGTCCGTCCTGCACCTCGTCCAGCCCGTCGACGGCGGCGTCGCCCGCGTCGTCGTCGACCTCGTCCGCGCCCAGACGGCCGCCGGCCTGCGGACCGCCGTCGGCTGCCCGCGCGGCGGACAGCTCGCCGACGCCGCCCGGGCGGCCGGGGCCGAGGTGCTCACCTGGCGCGCCGGGCGGGCCCCCGGCCCCGACCTGCCCGCCGAAGTGCTCGGTGCCCGGCGGGTGATCGGCCTGGTCGGGCCCGACGTCCTGCACGCCCACAGCGCCAAGGCGGGCCTCGCCGGGCGGCTCGCCGTACGCGGGGCCGTGCCCACCGTCTTCCAGCCCCACGCCTGGTCCTTCGACGCCGTCGGCGGGGCCACCGCGGCCCTCGCCCTGCGCTGGGAGCGGTTCGGGGCCCGTTGGGCCGACCGGGTGCTCTGTGTCAGCGAGGCCGAGCGCCGGGCCGGAGAGGCCGAGGGGATCGCCGCCCACTGGGCCGTGATCCGCAACGGGGTGGACCTCGACCACTTCCGGCCCGGCGGCCCCGACCGCGAGGCCGACCGGGCCCGGGCGCGTACCGAACTCCCTTTGCCCGCCGCCTTCGTGGGCGACGGACCGCTCGCCGTCTGCGTGGGCCGGCTCTGCCAACAGAAGGGCCAGGACATCCTGCTCCGGGCCTGGCGGGAGGTGCTCGGCAACGTCCCCGAGGCCCGTCTCGCGCTCGTCGGCGACGGCCCCGACACCGAGAAACTGCGCCGCAGCGCCCCGCCCGGGGTGCTCTTCGCGGGGGCCGCCCCCGACATCCGACCGTGGCTTCGGGCCGCCGATCTCGTTGTACTGCCGTCGCGGTGGGAGGGCATGGCGCTCGCCCCGCTCGAAGCCATGGCCTGCGGCCGACCGGTCCTGGTCTCCGACGTCAGCGGTGCCCGGGAGAGCCTGCCGCCCGGCCAGGGACGGCTCTGCCTGGTACCGCCGGAGGATCCGACGGCCCTGGCCAAGGCCCTGGGGCGGCTGCTCGCCGAACCGCGGCTGCTCGCCGAACTCGGGGAGCAGGCCCAGCAGCACGCCCGGACCGATTTCGACGTGCGGCGGACCACGGACGCGGTCACCGGTCTGTACCACGAACTGCTGGGCAGGCCCCGGCCCTTGAACCAGGAGCGCATCAGCCGATGA
- a CDS encoding exopolysaccharide biosynthesis polyprenyl glycosylphosphotransferase encodes MTMDSAPARHTGQGGTGPAGGTAGTAAVRRSVTAIHPPRRPRADQARPLARPQRVRRRDGILPLLTADALAAVLTTTVLSAPVLSAPGAVLPAGAAAPMAVLTAALHARAGLYRPRLAPSALLELPALAGRAAILWCAFAAVVAATAPDGALGWQALLGAVCLQTVLTCAGRGSVNRLRRRAARRRPASALVVGPGAGASAVAAALHGRPEYGLRPVGLAATGACEEDGGAVPVLATHEDIRRAVIQNSVLHAVFTRPPEADERTASLVRLFHDHGCRLWLADPAGTAKVTGMRLAQPADQLWGYAVQPMLPRPSRPVERWVKRGIDGLLAALALIAAAPVMGACALAVRISDGPGVIFRQERVGLYGRPFTLLKFRTLRADEHESATRWTVAGDHRMSPVGSFLRKSSLDELPQLWNVVRGDMSLVGPRPERPFFVAKFAAVHPGYEARHRMPVGITGLAQINGLRGDTSIEDRARFDNHYIDTWSLWQDLWILARTAASFFRFRLGGS; translated from the coding sequence ATGACGATGGACAGCGCACCCGCCCGGCACACCGGGCAGGGCGGCACGGGGCCCGCCGGCGGCACCGCCGGCACCGCAGCCGTCCGACGGTCCGTGACCGCCATCCACCCCCCACGCCGGCCCCGGGCCGACCAGGCCCGGCCCCTGGCGCGTCCACAGCGGGTCCGCCGCCGCGACGGGATCCTCCCGCTGCTGACCGCCGATGCGCTGGCCGCCGTACTGACCACGACGGTGCTGTCCGCGCCGGTCCTGTCCGCGCCGGGGGCGGTGCTGCCCGCCGGGGCGGCCGCCCCGATGGCCGTGCTGACCGCCGCCCTCCACGCCCGGGCCGGGCTGTACCGGCCGCGGCTCGCGCCCTCGGCGCTGCTGGAACTGCCCGCGCTGGCCGGGCGGGCCGCGATCCTGTGGTGCGCCTTCGCCGCCGTCGTGGCCGCCACGGCGCCGGACGGGGCGCTGGGCTGGCAGGCCCTGCTGGGCGCCGTCTGCCTCCAGACCGTACTGACCTGCGCCGGGCGCGGATCCGTCAACCGGCTCCGCCGCCGCGCCGCCCGCCGCAGGCCCGCCTCCGCCCTCGTCGTGGGCCCCGGCGCCGGGGCGAGCGCGGTCGCCGCCGCGCTGCACGGGCGCCCGGAGTACGGGCTGCGGCCCGTCGGGCTCGCCGCCACCGGAGCCTGCGAGGAGGACGGCGGCGCCGTACCGGTGCTCGCCACGCACGAGGACATCCGGCGCGCGGTCATCCAGAACTCGGTCCTGCACGCGGTGTTCACCCGCCCGCCGGAGGCCGACGAGCGCACCGCCTCCCTGGTCCGCCTCTTCCACGACCACGGCTGCCGGCTCTGGCTCGCCGATCCGGCCGGCACCGCCAAGGTGACCGGCATGCGGCTGGCGCAGCCCGCCGACCAGCTGTGGGGCTACGCGGTACAGCCGATGCTGCCGCGCCCGTCCCGGCCGGTGGAGCGCTGGGTGAAGCGGGGGATCGACGGGCTGCTGGCCGCCCTCGCGCTGATCGCCGCCGCGCCCGTGATGGGTGCGTGCGCGCTCGCCGTACGGATCTCCGACGGGCCCGGGGTGATCTTCCGGCAGGAGCGGGTCGGCCTGTACGGGCGCCCCTTCACGCTGCTGAAGTTCCGCACCCTGCGCGCCGACGAGCACGAGTCGGCCACCCGCTGGACCGTCGCGGGCGACCACCGGATGAGCCCGGTCGGCTCCTTCCTGCGCAAGTCCTCGCTGGACGAGCTGCCGCAGCTGTGGAACGTCGTACGGGGTGACATGAGCCTGGTCGGGCCGCGCCCGGAACGCCCCTTCTTCGTGGCGAAGTTCGCCGCCGTGCACCCCGGCTACGAGGCCCGGCACCGGATGCCCGTCGGCATCACCGGGCTCGCCCAGATCAACGGGCTGCGCGGGGACACCTCGATCGAGGACCGGGCCCGCTTCGACAACCACTACATCGACACGTGGTCGCTGTGGCAGGACCTGTGGATCCTCGCCCGCACCGCGGCCTCCTTCTTCCGCTTCCGGCTGGGGGGCAGCTGA
- a CDS encoding O-antigen ligase family protein, with protein MSLAVSPAGAAPAAAAARPDPAGLLRRHWPLLPLAATVLLLLAPIAAGDASTSGKVGPADAASLLLVVVCAVQALRGRVRALSPLGAAVLGVPAVGLAVATATAGDPYAALPGFVRYLQVFVLVPAAIVLLVRDAGEFRLAAGCFVVLALVQGAVGVVQFATHTGASYQGEDIRAVGTFGPGDVMGMATVVAYGLVVATAVALAPGLPGRVRRIAGGAALVLVVPLVLSFSRGAWIATVGAALLVMVLAGIRRALKVLLALVAAGVVLVGGFGVGSEMVAERLTSITQVSSAPDQSVTDRYTMWAAAESMWRERPAVGVGLKGFPANRDGHSSLGLSSGSDTAGAGQAYIRQPLLSPHNMYLLVLSEQGLIGLTALAGGWAALLVAGLRRCAAGGAGIRDCGLIAIGLFVWQLTDFLYADIGGPSTVLTGVIIGLAAWWALPSPSGRDTAPAADGRTGLLAAPRAVPGADGR; from the coding sequence ATGAGCCTCGCCGTATCCCCGGCCGGCGCCGCACCCGCCGCGGCCGCCGCCCGGCCCGACCCGGCCGGGCTGCTGCGGCGCCACTGGCCGCTGCTGCCGCTCGCCGCGACCGTCCTGCTGCTCCTCGCCCCGATCGCGGCGGGTGACGCGAGCACCTCCGGCAAGGTCGGCCCGGCCGACGCCGCCTCGCTGCTGCTGGTGGTGGTCTGCGCGGTGCAGGCGCTGCGCGGCCGGGTGCGGGCGCTGAGCCCGCTGGGCGCGGCGGTGCTCGGGGTGCCCGCCGTGGGGCTGGCGGTGGCGACCGCGACCGCCGGGGACCCGTACGCGGCGCTGCCCGGGTTCGTGCGCTACCTCCAGGTGTTCGTGCTGGTCCCGGCGGCGATCGTGCTGCTGGTGCGCGACGCCGGGGAGTTCCGGCTGGCCGCCGGGTGCTTCGTGGTGCTGGCGCTGGTGCAGGGCGCGGTGGGGGTCGTGCAGTTCGCCACCCACACCGGGGCCTCGTACCAGGGCGAGGACATCCGGGCCGTCGGCACCTTCGGGCCCGGCGACGTCATGGGCATGGCCACGGTCGTGGCGTACGGGCTGGTCGTGGCGACCGCGGTGGCCCTGGCCCCGGGGCTGCCGGGCCGGGTCCGGCGGATCGCGGGCGGCGCGGCCCTGGTGCTGGTGGTGCCGCTGGTGCTGTCGTTCAGCCGGGGCGCGTGGATCGCCACGGTCGGCGCGGCGCTGCTCGTGATGGTGCTCGCCGGGATCCGGCGGGCGCTGAAGGTGCTGCTCGCGCTCGTCGCGGCCGGGGTGGTCCTGGTGGGCGGGTTCGGGGTCGGCTCCGAGATGGTCGCGGAGCGGCTGACCTCGATCACGCAGGTCTCCAGCGCCCCCGACCAGTCGGTGACCGACCGGTACACGATGTGGGCCGCCGCCGAGTCGATGTGGCGCGAGCGCCCGGCGGTCGGGGTGGGCCTCAAGGGCTTCCCGGCCAACCGGGACGGGCACTCCTCGCTGGGACTGTCCTCCGGCAGCGACACCGCGGGCGCGGGGCAGGCGTACATCCGCCAGCCGCTGCTCTCCCCGCACAACATGTACCTGCTGGTGCTCAGCGAGCAGGGGCTGATCGGGCTGACCGCGCTGGCGGGCGGCTGGGCGGCGCTGCTCGTGGCGGGCCTGCGGCGGTGCGCCGCCGGCGGCGCCGGGATCCGGGACTGCGGTCTGATCGCGATCGGGCTGTTCGTGTGGCAGCTGACCGACTTCCTGTACGCGGACATCGGCGGCCCCTCCACCGTCCTGACCGGAGTGATCATCGGCCTGGCGGCCTGGTGGGCCCTGCCCTCGCCCTCCGGACGGGACACGGCCCCTGCGGCGGACGGGCGCACCGGCCTCCTGGCCGCACCGCGCGCCGTTCCGGGTGCGGACGGCCGGTGA
- the murJ gene encoding murein biosynthesis integral membrane protein MurJ: MTDTTPWRPASGPPAGAGPARVPATPAPASPAAPHGSAGGRPSADAPADGRGVRVAARARAARREPAAGPGPVREDPPAGTSGAAPAPLGRFLAKAAAVTAGLTAAGAVFGLFRDQTIAHLFGAGHDSDAFLIAWTVPEMASTLLIEDAMALLMVPAFSQALARRAAARAGLTRQAARAQDPVRLLVGATLPRLTVFLAAIASLLVLAAPLVVAVLAPGLPDPELAVECTRMTALTVLSFGIAGYFSAALRAHRSFVPPAAIYVSYNVGIIGTMIALHAVWGVRAAAAGVAAGGVLMVLVQLPAFIRNVGFGPPRAKGAPRSQRDRDRPTLIAFGLIAPVIFFAVFRQSQVLVERFLAASLPPGAISHLNYAQKVAQMPMVLSLMICTVTFPVVAQAMAGGEREKARRRVEQDLALASLAVLVGSALVIGYAPQIIQVLFERGAFTHRDTLATASVMRVYALGLLGHCLVGALSRPFFSTARPTWFPALAMGAGLLVNIVAGAFAVRWWGTYGIAAANAAGISTTAALLLTGLGSRIVAIQVRRVALSIGRLSVAAVGACGTGWIAGPMIPDPLLSAALGCLLVPAMFGACGMAIRALEITALPAQIAQMTQRFRNAR, translated from the coding sequence GTGACCGATACGACGCCCTGGCGGCCCGCCTCCGGCCCTCCGGCCGGGGCGGGCCCCGCCCGCGTCCCGGCCACGCCGGCCCCGGCGTCCCCCGCGGCCCCGCACGGCTCCGCCGGAGGCCGCCCGTCCGCGGACGCGCCCGCGGACGGGCGCGGTGTGCGGGTGGCGGCCCGGGCCAGGGCCGCGCGCCGCGAACCGGCCGCAGGCCCGGGGCCCGTACGGGAAGACCCGCCCGCCGGGACCTCGGGCGCGGCGCCGGCTCCGCTCGGGCGGTTCCTGGCCAAGGCAGCCGCCGTCACCGCCGGACTGACCGCCGCCGGGGCGGTGTTCGGTCTGTTCCGGGACCAGACCATCGCGCACCTCTTCGGAGCCGGGCACGACAGCGACGCGTTCCTGATCGCCTGGACCGTGCCCGAGATGGCCTCGACGCTGCTCATCGAGGACGCCATGGCCCTGCTGATGGTGCCGGCGTTCAGCCAGGCCCTCGCCCGCAGGGCGGCCGCCCGCGCCGGGCTGACCCGTCAGGCGGCCCGCGCGCAGGACCCCGTACGGCTGCTCGTGGGGGCGACCCTGCCGCGGCTGACGGTGTTCCTGGCCGCCATCGCCTCCCTGCTCGTCCTCGCCGCCCCGCTGGTCGTCGCCGTGCTCGCGCCCGGGCTGCCCGACCCGGAACTGGCCGTGGAGTGCACCCGGATGACCGCGCTGACCGTGCTGTCCTTCGGGATCGCGGGGTACTTCAGCGCCGCGCTGCGGGCGCACCGCTCCTTCGTGCCGCCGGCCGCGATCTACGTCTCTTACAACGTCGGCATCATCGGGACGATGATCGCCCTGCACGCGGTGTGGGGGGTGCGGGCCGCCGCGGCCGGGGTGGCCGCGGGCGGAGTGCTGATGGTGCTCGTCCAACTGCCGGCGTTCATCCGCAACGTGGGCTTCGGGCCGCCGCGCGCCAAGGGCGCGCCGCGCAGCCAGCGCGACCGGGACCGGCCCACCCTCATCGCGTTCGGCCTGATCGCCCCGGTGATCTTCTTCGCCGTGTTCCGGCAGTCGCAGGTGCTGGTCGAGCGGTTCCTGGCCGCCTCGCTGCCGCCCGGGGCCATCTCCCATCTGAACTACGCGCAGAAGGTCGCGCAGATGCCGATGGTGCTGTCGCTGATGATCTGCACCGTCACCTTCCCCGTCGTCGCCCAGGCCATGGCCGGCGGGGAGCGCGAGAAGGCCCGGCGCCGCGTCGAACAGGACCTGGCGCTGGCCTCCCTCGCCGTCCTCGTGGGCAGCGCCCTCGTCATCGGGTACGCGCCCCAGATCATCCAGGTCCTCTTCGAACGCGGCGCGTTCACCCACCGCGACACCCTGGCCACCGCCTCCGTCATGCGGGTCTACGCCCTGGGACTGCTCGGCCACTGCCTCGTCGGGGCGCTGTCCCGGCCCTTCTTCTCGACCGCCCGGCCCACCTGGTTCCCGGCGCTCGCGATGGGCGCCGGACTCCTCGTCAACATCGTGGCCGGAGCCTTCGCCGTCCGCTGGTGGGGCACGTACGGCATCGCCGCGGCCAACGCCGCCGGCATCTCCACCACCGCCGCCCTGCTGCTCACCGGGCTCGGTTCGCGGATCGTCGCCATCCAGGTCCGCCGGGTCGCGCTGAGTATCGGCCGGCTCTCCGTCGCCGCCGTCGGCGCCTGCGGCACCGGCTGGATCGCCGGGCCGATGATCCCCGACCCGCTGCTCAGCGCGGCGCTCGGCTGCCTGCTCGTCCCCGCCATGTTCGGCGCCTGCGGCATGGCCATACGGGCGCTTGAGATCACCGCCCTGCCCGCTCAGATCGCCCAGATGACCCAGAGGTTCCGCAATGCCCGCTGA
- a CDS encoding polysaccharide deacetylase family protein has product MPADTRTAPAAHAVPARRTASPWVLMYHSVAEFTDPAEDPYGITVTPATLEAQLLWLRSRGLRGVSVGELLRACAAGRGDGLVGLTFDDGYTDYLTRALPLLRRHGCTSTLFVLPGRLGVDNVWDPLGPRKSLLSAEGIREVAAAGQEIGSHGLLHQDLTATADDILQQELRGSRELIRELTGTLPEGFCYPYGHLDARVVAATRAAGYGYACAIDPGRLAGPHALPRTHVSQADGPGRLRIKQLRHRVREVRRAVRR; this is encoded by the coding sequence ATGCCCGCTGACACCCGCACGGCGCCGGCCGCCCACGCGGTCCCCGCCCGCCGGACCGCCTCGCCGTGGGTCCTGATGTACCACTCGGTCGCCGAGTTCACCGACCCCGCCGAGGACCCGTACGGCATCACCGTCACCCCGGCCACCCTGGAGGCCCAGCTCCTGTGGCTGCGCTCGCGGGGCCTGCGCGGGGTGTCCGTCGGCGAACTGCTGCGGGCCTGCGCGGCCGGGCGCGGCGACGGGCTCGTCGGGCTGACCTTCGACGACGGCTACACCGACTACCTGACCCGGGCGCTGCCGCTGCTGCGCCGCCACGGCTGCACCTCCACGCTGTTCGTGCTGCCCGGGCGGCTCGGGGTGGACAACGTGTGGGACCCGCTGGGCCCGCGCAAGTCGCTGCTGAGCGCCGAGGGCATCCGCGAAGTCGCCGCCGCGGGACAGGAGATCGGCTCGCACGGGCTGCTCCACCAGGACCTCACCGCGACCGCCGACGACATCCTCCAGCAGGAGCTGCGCGGCAGCCGGGAGCTGATCCGGGAGCTCACCGGAACCCTGCCGGAGGGGTTCTGCTACCCGTACGGGCACCTCGACGCGCGGGTGGTCGCGGCGACCCGGGCCGCCGGGTACGGGTACGCCTGCGCCATCGACCCCGGCCGGCTGGCCGGCCCGCACGCCCTGCCGCGCACCCACGTCAGCCAGGCGGACGGGCCCGGGCGGCTGCGGATCAAGCAGCTGCGCCACCGGGTGCGGGAAGTACGCCGGGCGGTGCGCCGGTGA
- a CDS encoding glycosyltransferase, giving the protein MRALHIITGLGVGGAEQQLRLLLRHMPMRCDVLTLTNPGPVAEGLRADGVRVVHLGMKGNRDLGALPRLVRFIRREQYDLVHTHLYRACVYGRLAARLAGVGATVATEHSLGDGEIEGRKLTGGVRALYLASERLGAATVAVSDTVAARLEGWGVPAARVHVVPNGIEAARFRFDEEVRRAARARTGLPERAFVVGGVGRLVPGKRFDSLVRAVAALPGAHLLLAGDGPERAALRGLAAELGAQGRIHLLGERDPLGDAADGRTPGIPALLAAMDVFVSPSREEAFGLAVVEALAAGLPVLHVTCPAIDDLPAAQAPGARRIGTGTEELVAALRGHMEAGARRLPQPPVARRYDIARSAERLLDVYALALPGSRPAPTPPRGAPIDDAPPTGFPARGPETTPTPPGRHVHG; this is encoded by the coding sequence CTGCGGGCGCTGCACATCATCACCGGGCTCGGCGTCGGCGGGGCCGAGCAGCAGCTGCGGCTGCTGCTGCGGCACATGCCGATGCGCTGCGACGTGCTGACGCTGACCAACCCGGGGCCGGTGGCCGAGGGCCTGCGCGCCGACGGGGTCCGGGTGGTGCACCTGGGCATGAAGGGCAACCGGGACCTGGGGGCGCTGCCGAGGCTGGTGCGGTTCATCCGGCGCGAGCAGTACGACCTCGTGCACACGCACCTGTACCGGGCCTGCGTGTACGGGCGGCTCGCCGCCCGGCTCGCGGGGGTCGGGGCGACCGTGGCCACCGAGCACTCGCTCGGCGACGGCGAGATCGAGGGCCGGAAGCTGACGGGCGGGGTGCGGGCGCTGTACCTGGCGAGCGAGCGGCTGGGCGCGGCGACCGTGGCGGTGTCGGACACCGTGGCGGCCCGGCTGGAGGGGTGGGGGGTGCCGGCCGCGCGGGTGCACGTCGTACCGAACGGGATCGAGGCCGCCCGCTTCCGCTTCGACGAGGAGGTGCGCCGGGCCGCGCGGGCCCGGACCGGGCTGCCGGAGCGGGCGTTCGTGGTCGGCGGGGTCGGCCGGCTGGTGCCGGGCAAGCGGTTCGACTCGCTCGTACGGGCGGTGGCGGCCCTGCCGGGGGCGCACCTGCTGCTGGCCGGGGACGGGCCGGAGCGGGCGGCGCTGCGGGGGCTGGCCGCGGAACTGGGTGCGCAGGGCCGTATCCACCTGCTGGGGGAGCGGGATCCGCTGGGCGACGCCGCGGACGGGCGCACGCCCGGGATCCCGGCGCTGCTGGCCGCGATGGACGTGTTCGTATCGCCGTCGCGCGAGGAGGCGTTCGGGCTGGCGGTGGTGGAGGCGCTGGCGGCGGGGCTGCCGGTGCTGCACGTCACCTGTCCCGCGATCGACGACCTGCCGGCCGCGCAGGCGCCGGGGGCGCGGCGGATCGGGACCGGGACGGAGGAGCTGGTCGCCGCCCTGCGCGGGCACATGGAGGCGGGCGCGCGACGCCTCCCCCAGCCCCCGGTGGCCCGCCGCTACGACATCGCCCGCAGCGCGGAGCGCCTCCTCGACGTCTACGCCCTGGCCCTGCCGGGGTCCCGTCCCGCCCCGACGCCGCCGAGGGGCGCCCCGATCGACGACGCACCACCGACGGGGTTCCCCGCGCGGGGGCCCGAAACCACTCCCACCCCTCCAGGAAGGCACGTACATGGCTGA
- a CDS encoding lipopolysaccharide biosynthesis protein, protein MKADQKRTDQKRTDPKKADPKRTDRRRRKVRLLPPPAWWPLPAAAVLGLAAGGAYGVLKAPEYAATSYVVAVPDDTTEPATALGFAQAYARIATSSSTLAYAQPRAGISAGRLRTQVRAETSPESPMIAITGTSKSATEAADIANAVADALSLSSNQAAKNTGVQLLLFNQAVAPSEPASPSAAISGAVGLCAGGLLGGLWLLARPTARRRPEERHPVAAPVVEEYASLPAQGDHTDTKEKESVR, encoded by the coding sequence ATGAAAGCCGATCAGAAGAGGACCGACCAGAAGAGGACCGACCCGAAGAAGGCCGACCCGAAGAGGACCGACCGCCGCCGTCGCAAGGTGCGGCTGCTTCCGCCGCCCGCGTGGTGGCCGCTGCCCGCCGCCGCCGTGCTGGGGCTGGCCGCGGGCGGGGCGTACGGGGTGCTGAAGGCCCCCGAGTACGCCGCCACCAGCTATGTCGTCGCCGTACCGGACGACACCACCGAGCCGGCCACCGCCCTCGGCTTCGCCCAGGCGTACGCCCGCATCGCCACCAGCAGCTCCACCCTCGCGTACGCCCAGCCGCGCGCGGGCATCAGCGCCGGCCGGCTCCGTACGCAGGTGCGCGCCGAGACCTCCCCCGAGTCCCCGATGATCGCCATCACCGGGACCTCGAAGAGCGCGACCGAGGCCGCCGACATCGCCAACGCCGTCGCCGACGCGCTCTCGCTGAGCAGCAATCAGGCCGCCAAGAACACCGGCGTCCAGCTGCTGCTGTTCAACCAGGCGGTCGCGCCGAGCGAGCCCGCCTCGCCCTCCGCCGCCATCAGCGGGGCCGTCGGGCTGTGCGCCGGCGGGCTGCTGGGCGGTCTGTGGCTGCTGGCCCGGCCCACCGCCCGCCGGCGGCCCGAGGAGCGGCACCCCGTCGCCGCGCCCGTCGTCGAGGAGTACGCCTCCCTGCCCGCCCAGGGTGACCACACCGACACCAAGGAGAAGGAGTCCGTGCGATGA
- a CDS encoding GNAT family N-acetyltransferase: MTTGSTGALSVTLCRDSRQFAALEEPWNRLLRACPTATPFQSHAWLHSWWLSYGRDGRLRIVLVRRGEELVGACALMLVHRPLPLLVPLGGGITDYFDVLVDAEYAGQVVPALARGLHRAARGAVVDLREVRPGAAAEALFEEWPGIRSKLTDSTCMELPALPFDELVKRMPASGAQRVRAKLRKTDAAGIEEHEVTEQEVPGAVRTLLRLHEKQWRGRGVTPEHLRPRFAEHLTRATRRMVRVGEGRLTEFRLDGKVVAANVTLLSGALSGGYLYGADPDLRTRKVDVATLLLRYEAGRALAEGRPVVSFLRGNEPYKNHWRPETVVNQRFLLARTALAPLLRLHETQVAGRERAVDALREALPAARDWRARLNELRVR, translated from the coding sequence ATGACCACGGGCTCCACCGGGGCCCTGTCGGTGACGCTGTGCCGGGACTCCCGGCAGTTCGCCGCGCTGGAAGAGCCGTGGAACCGGCTCCTGCGGGCCTGTCCCACCGCCACCCCCTTCCAGAGCCACGCCTGGCTGCACTCCTGGTGGCTCTCGTACGGCAGGGACGGACGGCTGCGGATCGTGCTGGTGCGGCGCGGCGAGGAGCTCGTGGGCGCCTGCGCGCTGATGCTCGTCCACCGGCCGCTGCCGCTCCTGGTGCCGCTCGGCGGCGGCATCACCGACTACTTCGACGTGCTCGTGGACGCGGAGTACGCCGGCCAGGTCGTCCCGGCGCTGGCCCGCGGCCTGCACCGGGCCGCCCGCGGCGCGGTCGTCGACCTGCGCGAGGTACGGCCGGGAGCCGCCGCCGAGGCGCTGTTCGAGGAGTGGCCGGGGATCCGGAGCAAGCTCACCGACTCCACCTGCATGGAGCTGCCCGCGCTGCCGTTCGACGAACTGGTCAAGCGGATGCCGGCCTCCGGGGCCCAGCGGGTCCGGGCCAAGCTGCGCAAGACCGACGCGGCCGGGATCGAGGAGCACGAGGTCACCGAGCAGGAAGTGCCGGGCGCCGTACGGACGCTGCTGCGGCTCCACGAGAAGCAGTGGCGCGGCCGCGGGGTGACCCCGGAACACCTGAGGCCCCGTTTCGCCGAGCACCTGACCCGGGCCACCCGGCGGATGGTGCGGGTCGGCGAGGGCCGGCTGACCGAGTTCCGGCTGGACGGGAAGGTGGTCGCCGCCAACGTCACCCTGCTGTCGGGGGCGCTCAGCGGCGGCTACCTGTACGGGGCCGACCCGGACCTGCGGACCCGGAAGGTGGACGTGGCCACGCTGCTGCTGCGCTACGAGGCGGGCCGCGCCCTGGCGGAGGGCCGCCCGGTGGTGAGCTTCCTGCGCGGCAACGAGCCGTACAAGAACCACTGGCGGCCCGAGACCGTCGTCAACCAGCGGTTCCTGCTGGCCAGGACGGCGCTCGCGCCCCTGCTCCGCCTGCACGAAACGCAGGTGGCGGGGCGCGAGCGGGCGGTGGACGCGCTGCGCGAGGCGCTGCCGGCCGCCAGGGACTGGCGGGCGCGGCTCAACGAACTGCGGGTCCGATGA